Proteins from a single region of Paraglaciecola sp. T6c:
- a CDS encoding BCCT family transporter, giving the protein MNPIASSKHLNKIVFLGASSVIVALLLFALISPEFADQTFSQVQSTIVDNGSWFYVLTVASILMFVLYLAVSRHSQVKLGPDHSEPDYSFISWLSMLFAAGMGIGLMFFGVAEPLMHFLAPPTAPPSTIEAAREAMKMTFFHWGLHAWAIYAVVALILAYFSYRHDLPLTLRSALYPIIGEKIYGWRGNVVDIFAVISTIFGVATSLGLGVTQISSGLNYLFGFPVSEGYQLLLISAITGLAIVSVVSGLDKGIRMLSELNMLLAVGLLLFILLVGPTVFLLQAMLQNTGAYLSDLVRNTFNLFAYDKKDWLGGWTIFYWGWWLAWAPFVGVFIARISKGRTIREFLIGVLLIPSMFTLAWMTIFGNSAIELVLNQGSTELVKLATDNTPVALFLFLEHFPWSNVISGVAVLMIVVFFVTSCDSGAMVVDMLCSNGQNDTPVWQRIYWAGGVGLVAAILSMAGGLSALQTMTIASALPFAVILIIAMYGLIKALRVEEFKRASMTLHAPSGQINAGNDSWKERLQTIVDFPNKTTVERFVEQTVKQAFDSVAQELTLKHIEAEISQSTESVTLTVKHGEDAEFIYAVYPTIHHMPEYSQSSDSQAEDSADENTYYRADVHLSEGGQNYDIMGWSKVAVINDIIDQYHRHLHFLHLAG; this is encoded by the coding sequence TTGAATCCTATCGCTTCTTCTAAACATCTGAATAAAATTGTTTTTCTTGGGGCATCAAGCGTGATTGTCGCTTTACTCCTTTTTGCGTTGATCTCCCCTGAATTTGCAGACCAAACCTTTTCACAGGTGCAATCTACTATCGTTGATAACGGCAGTTGGTTTTATGTATTGACCGTGGCGAGCATTTTGATGTTTGTGTTGTACTTGGCGGTATCACGCCATAGCCAGGTCAAACTTGGGCCAGACCATTCAGAGCCTGACTATTCCTTTATTTCTTGGCTTTCCATGTTGTTTGCTGCGGGTATGGGCATAGGGTTGATGTTTTTCGGCGTGGCTGAGCCATTGATGCACTTTTTAGCCCCACCCACGGCACCCCCCAGCACCATTGAGGCTGCGCGTGAAGCGATGAAAATGACGTTCTTCCATTGGGGACTGCATGCTTGGGCCATATACGCTGTAGTCGCGCTCATTCTAGCCTATTTCAGTTACCGCCACGATTTACCTCTGACCTTACGTTCAGCCCTGTACCCTATTATTGGTGAGAAAATTTATGGCTGGCGGGGGAATGTAGTCGATATTTTTGCCGTCATCAGTACTATTTTTGGTGTCGCCACGTCTTTGGGCTTAGGGGTCACGCAAATTAGCTCAGGTCTTAATTACTTGTTTGGCTTTCCGGTGTCAGAAGGCTATCAACTACTATTAATTTCTGCCATTACGGGTTTGGCGATTGTGTCTGTTGTCAGTGGTTTAGATAAGGGAATACGTATGTTATCTGAACTCAATATGCTTCTGGCTGTGGGCTTATTGTTGTTTATTTTATTGGTCGGCCCGACGGTGTTTTTGCTACAAGCGATGCTGCAAAATACTGGCGCATACCTGTCTGATTTAGTGCGTAATACCTTTAACTTATTTGCTTATGATAAGAAAGATTGGTTAGGCGGTTGGACCATATTTTACTGGGGTTGGTGGTTAGCATGGGCACCGTTTGTAGGGGTGTTTATCGCGCGAATTTCCAAGGGCCGTACTATCCGCGAATTCCTGATTGGCGTGCTGTTGATCCCCTCAATGTTTACGCTCGCTTGGATGACCATTTTCGGTAACAGCGCGATTGAGTTAGTACTGAATCAGGGCAGCACAGAGCTGGTCAAATTAGCCACAGATAACACGCCGGTGGCGCTGTTCTTATTCCTTGAGCACTTTCCTTGGTCTAACGTGATATCCGGTGTAGCAGTGCTGATGATTGTGGTGTTCTTCGTGACCTCTTGCGATTCAGGCGCAATGGTGGTGGATATGTTGTGCTCGAACGGCCAAAATGACACCCCAGTGTGGCAACGTATTTACTGGGCGGGAGGCGTTGGTTTAGTGGCGGCTATTTTGTCAATGGCTGGCGGCTTGAGTGCCTTGCAAACCATGACCATTGCTAGCGCTTTGCCGTTTGCGGTGATATTAATCATTGCTATGTATGGCTTAATCAAAGCCTTGCGGGTAGAGGAGTTTAAGCGCGCAAGTATGACCTTGCATGCCCCTTCTGGACAAATTAATGCGGGCAACGACAGCTGGAAAGAGCGTTTGCAAACCATCGTCGACTTCCCAAATAAAACAACTGTAGAGCGTTTTGTTGAGCAAACGGTTAAACAGGCATTTGATTCGGTGGCCCAAGAGTTAACCCTTAAACATATCGAAGCAGAGATCAGCCAATCAACAGAATCCGTGACACTAACCGTTAAACATGGCGAAGACGCCGAGTTTATTTATGCGGTATACCCAACTATTCACCACATGCCTGAGTATAGCCAATCAAGTGATTCGCAAGCAGAGGACTCAGCTGACGAGAATACTTATTATCGGGCCGACGTACATTTAAGTGAAGGTGGGCAAAACTACGACATCATGGGCTGGTCTAAAGTCGCGGTTATCAACGATATTATCGACCAGTATCATCGCCATCTGCACTTTTTGCATTTAGCGGGATAG
- the zigA gene encoding zinc metallochaperone GTPase ZigA: protein MQDSMQEPVQNSSGNAHRKLPVTVLSGFLGAGKTTVLSHVLNNRQGKKVAVIVNDMSEINIDGSLLKNEITLNRNDEKLVEMSNGCICCTLREDLLIEVGKLANSGKFDYLVIESTGISEPLPVAETFTFADEDGVSLSDVATLDTMVTVVDGVNFLKDYDEAEYLSQTDESLGEEDERSVADLLIEQVEFADVLLVSKTDLIDSTEVERLNAILKNLNTRARIIPIANGQVNIADIIGTELFDFEQAQQAPGWLQEMRGEHNPETEEYGIQSFSYTARRPFYPQKFYDFLHNTKGYGKLLRSKGYFWLASRPEFAGQWNQAGGIARYGFGGLFWKAVPKAQWPTDEEYLESIDALWEEPFGDMRQELVFIGQNLDEAAITNALDECLLTDDALLQGKAHWKTLADPFPAWENEA, encoded by the coding sequence ATGCAAGATTCAATGCAAGAGCCAGTGCAAAACAGCTCAGGAAACGCTCATCGAAAACTGCCGGTTACAGTACTTTCAGGCTTTTTAGGGGCAGGTAAAACCACGGTGCTCAGCCATGTACTGAATAATCGACAAGGCAAAAAAGTGGCGGTTATTGTCAACGATATGAGTGAAATTAATATTGATGGCTCATTGTTAAAAAATGAGATCACACTTAATCGAAACGATGAAAAACTGGTAGAAATGAGCAACGGCTGTATTTGTTGCACCCTCAGAGAAGACTTGCTGATTGAGGTGGGCAAACTTGCCAACTCAGGGAAATTTGATTATCTAGTGATTGAATCCACCGGTATTTCAGAGCCACTACCGGTAGCCGAAACTTTTACCTTTGCCGATGAAGATGGTGTATCGCTGTCAGATGTTGCCACGCTGGACACCATGGTAACCGTGGTCGATGGCGTTAATTTTCTCAAAGATTATGACGAGGCAGAGTATTTATCACAAACCGACGAAAGCTTAGGGGAAGAGGACGAACGCAGTGTCGCCGACCTACTCATTGAGCAAGTGGAGTTTGCTGATGTGTTACTGGTGTCAAAAACTGACTTAATTGATAGCACAGAAGTTGAGCGCCTAAACGCCATCTTGAAAAACCTAAATACCCGAGCGCGAATCATCCCCATTGCAAACGGCCAGGTGAACATCGCCGATATCATCGGAACTGAACTATTCGATTTTGAGCAGGCGCAACAAGCACCAGGTTGGTTACAAGAAATGCGCGGTGAGCATAACCCAGAAACAGAAGAGTATGGTATCCAAAGCTTCAGTTACACGGCTAGGCGGCCATTTTATCCCCAGAAGTTCTATGACTTTTTGCATAACACCAAAGGTTACGGCAAGTTGTTGCGCTCTAAAGGCTATTTTTGGTTAGCCTCCCGCCCTGAATTTGCAGGACAATGGAATCAAGCTGGTGGCATTGCCCGCTATGGTTTTGGAGGCTTATTTTGGAAAGCCGTACCTAAGGCGCAATGGCCCACCGACGAGGAATACCTTGAGTCGATCGACGCGTTATGGGAAGAGCCCTTTGGTGACATGCGTCAAGAGCTCGTGTTCATTGGTCAGAACCTGGACGAAGCGGCGATCACTAACGCGTTAGACGAATGCTTGTTAACAGATGACGCCCTGCTGCAAGGAAAGGCGCATTGGAAAACGCTGGCTGATCCTTTTCCAGCGTGGGAGAACGAAGCATGA
- a CDS encoding Fur family transcriptional regulator has protein sequence MGAVATEDYFKIAKGVCEKAGSRLTDTRQHMLEVLIEVNKPLSAYEITEQYNQIIKPKIMTMSVYRILDFLESVHLVHRLQSINKYVVCNHSLGACHHHPPLYMICKSCQHIEEVELPDEVISTLTQQAKSVGFSSVGSQVELYSVCAKCKSTSNQNLS, from the coding sequence ATGGGTGCTGTAGCGACAGAAGATTATTTCAAAATTGCTAAAGGGGTATGTGAGAAAGCGGGCAGTCGTTTGACTGACACCCGCCAACACATGCTTGAAGTGCTAATTGAGGTTAATAAGCCATTGTCGGCCTATGAAATAACTGAGCAATACAACCAAATCATTAAGCCTAAAATTATGACGATGTCTGTTTATCGCATATTGGACTTTTTAGAGTCGGTACACTTAGTGCACCGACTGCAATCTATCAACAAGTACGTTGTTTGCAATCATTCATTGGGAGCCTGTCATCATCATCCACCTCTCTACATGATTTGCAAATCATGCCAGCACATCGAAGAAGTCGAGCTACCAGATGAGGTGATAAGTACCCTTACACAGCAGGCAAAAAGTGTTGGTTTTTCATCCGTCGGATCACAAGTGGAACTTTATAGCGTGTGTGCAAAATGCAAATCGACGAGCAATCAAAACCTATCGTGA
- the folE2 gene encoding GTP cyclohydrolase FolE2: MGMTLPDITSSENVASAAPLKWVGMEGITVPIQVPMSGEVPAYVNAKTDVYVSLDKSDAKGIHMSRLFLKLNDILGTELLSSTSLTALLNELILSQQGLSQGAKVNLDFALTLRKKALLSNEFGYQSYPIGISTQLVKGVARTVLSLTIAYSSTCPCSSALAQQALSDAISQRFDDEMISKSELTQWITSKTGAVATPHSQRSYAYIKLTLDGDALPNLPELITLLETTIGTPVQTAVKRQDEQAFAKLNAENLMFCEDAARRLKRALERKENVLDYWFKVEHQESLHAHNAVAIDFKDNADEDTM; this comes from the coding sequence ATGGGTATGACATTACCGGATATTACATCCAGCGAAAACGTGGCATCAGCCGCACCGCTTAAATGGGTTGGCATGGAAGGCATAACCGTGCCTATTCAAGTACCAATGTCAGGTGAGGTGCCAGCATATGTGAACGCGAAAACCGATGTGTATGTCAGTTTGGATAAAAGCGACGCGAAAGGCATTCATATGTCGCGTTTATTCTTAAAATTGAATGACATTTTGGGTACAGAGTTACTAAGCAGCACTAGCCTTACAGCCTTGTTGAATGAGCTAATTTTATCGCAACAGGGGCTCAGCCAAGGGGCTAAGGTAAACTTAGACTTTGCGCTAACGCTTCGTAAAAAGGCGTTGCTAAGCAATGAGTTTGGTTATCAGAGTTATCCTATTGGCATATCGACTCAGTTGGTTAAAGGGGTAGCGCGTACGGTTTTATCGTTAACCATTGCTTATTCAAGTACGTGCCCGTGCTCATCTGCCTTGGCTCAACAAGCGCTAAGTGATGCTATCTCCCAGCGATTTGACGATGAGATGATATCTAAAAGCGAGCTAACCCAGTGGATAACGTCTAAAACAGGCGCCGTTGCTACTCCACACAGTCAACGTTCTTATGCCTACATCAAACTCACGCTAGATGGGGATGCGCTGCCTAACTTGCCTGAACTCATCACATTGCTTGAAACAACAATTGGCACGCCAGTGCAAACCGCGGTAAAACGCCAAGACGAGCAAGCATTTGCCAAATTAAATGCTGAGAATTTGATGTTTTGCGAAGACGCTGCAAGACGATTGAAACGCGCCCTTGAGCGCAAGGAAAATGTACTCGATTATTGGTTCAAAGTGGAGCACCAAGAAAGCTTACACGCACACAATGCAGTGGCCATCGATTTCAAGGACAACGCCGATGAAGACACTATGTAA
- a CDS encoding ZrgA family zinc uptake protein, whose amino-acid sequence MIKRITMLTALMNCCFSTTAQVHQHGQGQLFVSQENSDWHVQFILPAADVLGFEHAPENAQQEKILHSLIQRLDKNDAVVDLGEHCTLSEVTHSLSEHSLSDDHESGGNKDLHEDKRYNDHHAHEEHSSSENHHADNHDEDLLADEELSAGKGPSAGKKPSDRLKHAEHQDVEVEYHFACDTSHKKLSVPLFQWLPSLGRIQAQWITDAGQGTAVLNPENPNLEW is encoded by the coding sequence ATGATCAAACGCATAACAATGCTCACAGCCCTAATGAACTGTTGTTTTTCAACGACAGCCCAAGTGCATCAGCATGGTCAGGGACAGTTGTTTGTTTCACAAGAAAACAGCGACTGGCACGTGCAATTTATTTTGCCTGCTGCCGATGTACTTGGCTTCGAACATGCTCCTGAGAATGCACAGCAAGAAAAGATCTTACATTCACTCATTCAACGGCTAGATAAAAATGACGCTGTAGTCGATTTAGGTGAACACTGCACATTAAGTGAGGTAACGCACTCTTTGAGCGAGCATTCTTTATCCGACGATCACGAAAGTGGTGGCAACAAAGATTTGCATGAAGATAAGCGTTATAACGATCACCATGCCCACGAGGAACATAGCTCCAGTGAAAACCACCATGCTGACAATCACGATGAAGACCTTTTAGCGGATGAAGAGCTTTCAGCGGGTAAAGGGCCTTCAGCGGGTAAAAAGCCCTCAGATCGGCTGAAACACGCAGAGCACCAAGATGTAGAGGTTGAATACCACTTTGCTTGCGACACAAGTCATAAAAAATTATCCGTACCCCTGTTTCAGTGGTTGCCGTCCCTAGGTCGTATTCAAGCCCAGTGGATAACCGACGCTGGGCAGGGAACTGCCGTCTTAAACCCAGAAAACCCTAATTTGGAGTGGTGA
- a CDS encoding DUF3299 domain-containing protein, giving the protein MSSKIKVTAILLLFFGAGILLTKLPERNWSMQLSKLFSSSVLYVSPDTELRERLANDEITPLGWGELLPKSDKEVLAKYQSSSDKSLSEQVTLSLQATTNQRYQSALYSTNVVEDAIGKAVSISGYMVPIDLNEDRSVKRFFLVPYYGACIHYPPPPPNQMIYVDLIDGFSKIMMSQAFTLTGVLEKGLFEDHQGTSAYILNVSQIEKFNEQPDEYRTH; this is encoded by the coding sequence ATGAGCAGTAAAATTAAAGTGACTGCTATTTTGCTGCTCTTTTTTGGAGCGGGTATCTTGCTAACCAAACTGCCGGAACGCAATTGGTCGATGCAATTAAGTAAACTGTTTTCCAGCTCTGTGCTGTACGTTAGCCCTGATACTGAATTGCGCGAACGCTTAGCTAACGATGAAATAACCCCTTTAGGCTGGGGAGAACTGTTACCCAAGTCAGACAAAGAAGTGCTGGCAAAATATCAATCAAGTAGCGACAAGTCGCTGAGCGAACAAGTAACCCTTTCTTTGCAAGCTACCACCAACCAGCGCTACCAATCAGCCTTATACTCCACTAACGTGGTCGAAGACGCCATAGGTAAAGCGGTCAGTATTTCAGGTTATATGGTACCTATCGACTTGAACGAAGACAGAAGCGTTAAACGCTTTTTTTTGGTGCCTTACTACGGCGCATGCATTCACTACCCGCCACCCCCGCCGAATCAGATGATTTATGTGGATTTGATCGACGGCTTTTCAAAGATCATGATGAGCCAAGCCTTTACCCTCACCGGCGTATTAGAAAAAGGCTTGTTTGAAGATCATCAAGGCACATCGGCATACATTCTAAACGTGTCACAAATTGAAAAGTTTAACGAGCAACCCGACGAATATCGCACGCACTAG
- a CDS encoding endonuclease/exonuclease/phosphatase family protein, which yields MKTLCKAVCLGTLVAMSSGCVMQSQIVSPRLAKQPPIAPASPRVVAQDVDIGAAQGSENTSGMDGFKVVTWNTEHFAYPSNAGCKPRTSEDIAAIKAYIAGLGASVIALQEVASREALRLVFPESDWTLVLSARADSPAYECRESGFTSTQQKVAFAIKKGISILQVQQNAQLGLQKIGLRFGLAVTVDTPLGPTDILNVHLKSGCFVDDYATSDKAACQTLAQQVPVLEEWLAAHQTLGVPYMVLGDFNHRLASENNYLASRLTSDEYGIDIATQALRGCHPRYPEPIDHILLGGMQSTLIAASAHVHRYKNMDEEAMLSDHCAVSLFLK from the coding sequence ATGAAGACACTATGTAAAGCAGTTTGTTTGGGCACTTTGGTTGCGATGAGCAGTGGCTGTGTCATGCAAAGCCAGATTGTTTCCCCCCGTCTCGCTAAACAGCCACCTATAGCGCCGGCAAGCCCACGCGTTGTAGCTCAAGATGTCGACATTGGGGCAGCGCAAGGCAGTGAAAACACCTCTGGTATGGATGGTTTCAAGGTGGTCACGTGGAATACAGAGCATTTTGCATATCCCAGCAACGCAGGGTGTAAACCAAGAACAAGCGAAGATATCGCGGCAATAAAAGCGTATATCGCTGGGTTAGGTGCCAGTGTAATCGCCTTACAAGAAGTGGCATCAAGGGAGGCGCTGCGTTTAGTTTTTCCCGAAAGTGATTGGACGTTGGTGCTTTCGGCCAGAGCTGACAGCCCTGCTTACGAGTGCAGAGAAAGCGGGTTTACCTCCACTCAGCAAAAAGTAGCGTTTGCGATTAAAAAAGGCATTTCAATTCTTCAAGTACAGCAAAATGCCCAGCTAGGATTGCAAAAAATAGGGTTACGCTTTGGCTTAGCCGTGACGGTAGACACACCGTTAGGCCCGACCGATATATTAAATGTACACTTAAAAAGCGGCTGTTTTGTAGATGATTACGCAACGAGCGATAAAGCTGCATGTCAGACGCTCGCTCAGCAAGTTCCCGTGTTAGAAGAATGGCTTGCAGCTCACCAAACGTTGGGGGTGCCTTACATGGTGCTCGGTGACTTCAATCATAGATTGGCAAGTGAAAACAACTACTTAGCTAGCAGACTAACCAGTGATGAATACGGTATTGATATCGCCACACAAGCATTACGTGGTTGTCATCCTCGTTACCCTGAGCCGATTGATCATATTTTGCTAGGAGGCATGCAAAGCACATTAATAGCGGCATCCGCCCATGTGCACAGGTATAAAAACATGGATGAAGAGGCCATGTTGAGCGACCACTGTGCGGTGTCACTTTTTCTAAAGTAG
- a CDS encoding TonB-dependent receptor has product MNRISPLAALISVLLPASVLAQTIEGTVVNNDGRAVAGATVEVEGVGIETITDQEGRFTFTELTQGKNELHISSPGFAHLHQDISVPEQGTRQIEFILQRSPIEVIDVYATPIHMSVMESASPVSVLSGETLRRQQASTLGDSLEKLPGVQSNFHGGVASTPIIRGLSGPRVLISQNGLDVSDVSRVGPDHSVASEASTSQQIEVLRGPATLFYGSGAVGGVVNVVDGRVPSDNTTRGEWLLETSSVDDKKLGSFNVTTGYESFGFYADGYWRESNDYDVPVAPDADSNEPQEHVVKNSSEKSDGITLGASYLMDQGYIGVAVEQFNREYGIPGHSHGGEDESVYADLEQTRVQLLGELNLDNEWLSKINLRGGFTDYEHAEIEEGAVGTLFENETHELKLDFIHTPFADWNGGLSIHYKNSDVAAQGEEAFTPPSEAQTIALAIMEEKHFGDVLLQFGARIERVTIDANNVLLPTLEAHAHDDEAEEDEHDHDHEHEEEASVTRVFELDHEFTPVSLSAGLVWDFTPGYNLGLSISRSERAPSAAELLSFGAHIGTGTYEVGALFALNDEGSSIGLTSKDIDLETANNIDLTLRKTQGDIGFVFNAFYNQVDNYYYQTATGLFAESGHDHEHEHEESGVEEDEHADELPVYIFQTDDVILHGFEAQIAWQATDEFKATLFSDYVRARLKDGGDLPRTPPLRFGTQFSYQTAHLSAHLDITRYQEQDRVSSDETSTSGYTLIDASVSYYLPVFSHDIAVFLKGNNLTDTEARVHTSFLKDIAPRPGRSISVGIRGNF; this is encoded by the coding sequence ATGAATAGGATATCTCCTCTAGCAGCCCTAATAAGCGTGCTATTGCCAGCCAGTGTTTTAGCGCAAACCATTGAAGGCACAGTAGTTAATAATGATGGCCGAGCGGTTGCTGGAGCAACGGTAGAAGTAGAAGGTGTCGGCATTGAAACTATCACCGACCAAGAAGGCCGTTTTACGTTCACAGAGTTAACGCAAGGTAAGAACGAGCTACATATTTCTTCACCGGGCTTTGCCCATCTACATCAAGATATTTCGGTGCCAGAACAAGGCACGAGGCAAATAGAATTTATTCTGCAGCGCTCGCCTATCGAAGTAATTGACGTATACGCCACACCCATTCATATGTCGGTGATGGAATCAGCGTCTCCTGTGAGTGTGTTATCAGGCGAAACCTTGCGCCGTCAACAAGCCTCGACATTGGGTGACAGTTTAGAAAAGCTTCCTGGGGTGCAATCAAACTTTCATGGAGGTGTCGCAAGTACCCCTATCATCCGTGGTCTAAGCGGCCCCCGGGTGCTGATCTCACAGAACGGTTTAGACGTCAGTGATGTATCAAGAGTTGGGCCGGACCACTCGGTAGCAAGTGAAGCGTCGACATCTCAACAAATTGAAGTGCTGCGCGGTCCTGCCACATTATTTTACGGTAGTGGTGCTGTTGGTGGCGTAGTTAACGTAGTCGACGGTCGAGTACCTAGTGACAACACCACTCGCGGCGAATGGTTACTCGAAACCAGCTCGGTTGATGATAAAAAGCTTGGCTCATTTAACGTGACCACTGGCTATGAGTCATTTGGGTTTTACGCCGATGGCTATTGGCGAGAATCAAATGATTATGACGTTCCGGTGGCACCAGATGCTGACTCAAACGAGCCCCAAGAGCACGTGGTTAAGAACAGTTCAGAAAAATCTGATGGCATCACCTTAGGTGCTAGCTACCTAATGGACCAAGGATACATAGGTGTGGCCGTTGAGCAATTTAACCGCGAGTATGGCATACCCGGGCATTCGCACGGAGGCGAAGACGAAAGCGTTTACGCTGATTTAGAACAAACCCGCGTACAGCTTTTAGGTGAGTTAAACCTTGATAACGAATGGCTCAGCAAGATTAACTTACGCGGCGGTTTTACCGACTATGAACACGCGGAAATAGAAGAAGGCGCTGTTGGCACTTTATTCGAAAACGAAACACATGAGCTAAAGCTCGACTTTATTCATACCCCATTTGCTGATTGGAACGGTGGGCTCAGTATTCATTACAAAAACAGTGATGTTGCTGCTCAAGGCGAAGAAGCATTTACGCCGCCCTCAGAAGCGCAAACCATTGCTTTAGCCATCATGGAAGAAAAACACTTTGGTGACGTGTTATTGCAATTTGGTGCCCGCATTGAGCGTGTCACTATTGATGCAAATAACGTGTTGTTGCCAACGCTTGAAGCGCACGCCCACGACGACGAAGCTGAAGAAGATGAGCACGATCATGACCACGAGCATGAAGAAGAAGCCTCTGTCACACGCGTTTTCGAGCTAGATCACGAATTTACTCCAGTGAGCTTATCCGCGGGCTTAGTGTGGGACTTTACACCGGGTTACAACCTAGGATTGTCAATTTCACGCTCTGAACGTGCCCCTTCTGCAGCTGAACTGTTGTCCTTCGGCGCGCATATTGGTACGGGTACCTATGAAGTGGGCGCACTTTTCGCCTTAAATGACGAAGGTTCAAGTATCGGCCTCACCTCAAAAGATATCGATCTTGAAACCGCCAACAATATCGATCTCACATTACGTAAAACCCAAGGAGACATTGGGTTCGTATTCAACGCGTTCTACAACCAAGTGGACAATTATTACTACCAAACAGCCACGGGTTTGTTTGCCGAAAGCGGCCACGATCATGAACACGAGCATGAAGAAAGCGGTGTCGAAGAAGACGAGCATGCAGACGAATTACCGGTTTATATTTTTCAAACTGATGACGTCATTTTACATGGGTTTGAGGCACAAATAGCCTGGCAAGCAACCGATGAATTCAAAGCAACCTTGTTCTCAGATTACGTGCGCGCACGTTTAAAAGACGGTGGAGACTTACCCCGTACGCCACCACTGCGCTTTGGTACACAATTTAGTTATCAAACTGCACATTTGAGTGCGCATTTAGATATCACCCGCTACCAAGAACAAGATCGTGTTTCATCTGACGAAACCAGCACCAGTGGCTACACCTTGATCGATGCGAGTGTGTCTTATTACCTACCTGTTTTTAGTCACGATATTGCCGTTTTTCTTAAAGGCAATAACCTGACTGACACTGAGGCCAGAGTTCACACCTCATTCTTAAAAGACATTGCACCACGTCCGGGACGCAGCATTTCTGTTGGCATCAGAGGCAACTTCTAG
- a CDS encoding MerC domain-containing protein: protein MTKLQHVSDKAAVGLSLLCMVHCLFLPFVLILLPPLSGVLAFNDELFHRWMMYAVVPISSVALFIGYFHHRSNKVLAICLTGLALLIAATLLGHATLGRYGEVILTVIGTSIIAYGHLLNYHLRRQCNQVDILKQD from the coding sequence ATGACTAAGTTACAACACGTGAGCGATAAAGCGGCAGTGGGGCTGTCGCTACTGTGTATGGTTCACTGCCTTTTCTTACCCTTTGTTTTAATACTACTGCCACCGCTCTCTGGTGTGCTGGCTTTTAATGACGAGTTATTTCATCGCTGGATGATGTACGCGGTTGTACCCATCAGCTCGGTGGCGCTTTTTATTGGCTATTTTCATCACCGAAGCAACAAAGTGTTAGCGATTTGCTTAACAGGGTTGGCGCTTTTAATCGCTGCGACTTTATTGGGGCACGCCACCCTGGGCAGGTACGGCGAAGTGATTTTAACCGTGATTGGTACCAGCATAATCGCTTATGGGCACTTGCTTAATTATCACTTACGTCGCCAATGCAACCAAGTAGACATTCTTAAACAGGACTAA
- a CDS encoding DUF1826 domain-containing protein, with the protein MSIATPLHDQEHVTAGQRTNALMSEMTHSHSDEFTVLTDIYQDTHNLVVWQRSLSEELLAHVAHCIEENPRLNLEKSIRANAIIEDINELLTPRGFNDEFTDNIASLVDMFCCLFDLKRVGLRLKVLEQAMCPRFHVDWVPCRLVTTFSGTGTQWLPHDKVDRTKLGTGNNGMPDDQSGLYAEPNAIQALAVGDVALLKGEGWEGNEGAGLVHRSPPNEANEKRLLLTLDFIS; encoded by the coding sequence ATGAGCATCGCTACTCCACTGCACGACCAAGAACACGTCACTGCTGGGCAACGCACTAACGCCTTAATGTCTGAAATGACTCACTCGCACAGTGACGAGTTCACTGTTCTGACCGATATTTACCAAGACACGCACAATTTGGTTGTGTGGCAGCGTTCACTTAGCGAAGAATTGCTCGCTCATGTAGCACATTGCATAGAGGAAAATCCGCGCCTGAATCTCGAGAAGAGCATTCGTGCTAACGCTATTATCGAAGATATCAACGAGTTATTAACTCCACGTGGCTTCAACGATGAGTTTACTGACAACATCGCGTCATTGGTGGATATGTTCTGCTGTTTGTTTGACTTAAAGCGGGTTGGATTGCGTCTAAAAGTGTTGGAACAAGCCATGTGTCCTCGCTTCCATGTGGATTGGGTGCCGTGTCGGTTAGTCACCACCTTTAGTGGCACAGGTACCCAGTGGCTCCCCCACGATAAGGTTGATCGCACTAAATTAGGCACGGGTAATAACGGCATGCCAGATGATCAATCAGGTTTGTATGCTGAGCCAAACGCGATTCAAGCGCTGGCAGTAGGCGACGTGGCACTGCTTAAGGGGGAAGGCTGGGAAGGAAATGAAGGCGCAGGCCTAGTGCATCGCTCACCACCTAATGAAGCGAATGAGAAGCGCCTATTATTGACCTTGGACTTTATTTCATAA